The Phoenix dactylifera cultivar Barhee BC4 chromosome 9, palm_55x_up_171113_PBpolish2nd_filt_p, whole genome shotgun sequence genome window below encodes:
- the LOC120111958 gene encoding G-type lectin S-receptor-like serine/threonine-protein kinase SD2-5 isoform X1, producing MSMEIQLPPVLVRSIVIVIWSAIALLVKPCSCSTQNRQIAPGFEGSEMNWIDHDGLFLFSNGSIFAFGFTTYGSKDTTSFLLQVIHLGTSTVVWTANRGSPVTSSDNFVFDKNGNAYLESGGTTIWSTSTSGKGATSMLLQDSGNLVVLGSNISAPPLWQSFGHPTDTLLSGQIFADGMTLVSKPNSNNLSYHLRIDSGDMILYADFRPPQPYWSLQQDSRKVINKIGGGMHSATLVSNSWNFYDQKRSLLWQFVIASGSVDANGAWAAVLGVDGFISFYSLDNGGSGAPSSTKIPQGSCDTPEPCGPYYICESGTRCQCPSILNRDSNCNPDITSPCSSETAFMLAKLDDGVGYFATRFLSPSAKSNLTGCTDACTHNCSCVALFHDSKSGDCFLFNQIGSLQQSAPNVTGVVSFIKIASDGGGNQSPRQEGGGSSGGKHSTIVVIISLATAAVIAVLIYFAIRIRQRKRLPEPSQGSSEEDNFLEGITGMPVRLGYRELQEATDNFSIKLGQGGFGSVYLGKLPDGTQVAVKKLEGIGQGRKEFRSEVAIIGSIHHFHLVRLRGFCAEGMHRLLAYEYLAKGSLDRWIFQNNDEGFQLDWDKRYNIALGTAKGLAYLHEDCDSKIIHCDIKPENVLLDENYIAKVSDFGLAKLMTREQSHVFTTLRGTRGYLAPEWITNYAISEKSDVYSFGMVLLEIIGGRKNFDPAESSEKAHFPSYAFKKMEEGKLKEVFDAKLKFNDEDERVETAIKVALWCIQEDLSLRPSMTKVVQMLEGLLDVPQPPTSSQMGFRLYANVFKSTSEEGTSSGPSDCNSDAFLSAVRLSGPSAIRGLRNSLLSNISCISWSKKKLIVIIIPLALQYVILDSLLS from the exons ATGAGCATGGAGATCCAGCTGCCACCAGTCCTCGTCCGTTCTATTGTCATCGTCATTTGGTCGGCCATCGCCCTGCTTGTGAAGCCTTGCAGCTGCAGCACTCAGAATCGTCAGATAGCGCCAGGATTTGAGGGCTCCGAGATGAATTGGATCGACCACGATGGTCTCTTCCTGTTCTCCAACGGCTCCATTTTCGCATTCGGCTTCACCACTTATGGCTCCAAGGACACCACGTCCTTTCTTCTGCAGGTGATCCACCTGGGCACCTCCACCGTCGTGTGGACTGCCAATCGAGGTTCGCCTGTCACCTCCTCCGACAACTTTGTCTTCGACAAGAATGGGAATGCGTATCTGGAATCTGGCGGCACCACCATCTGGTCCACCAGCACATCCGGCAAAGGAGCCACCTCCATGCTGCTGCAGGATTCCGGGAACCTGGTGGTGCTCGGCAGCAATATTTCCGCGCCGCCTCTGTGGCAGAGCTTCGGTCATCCGACGGACACCCTCCTGTCCGGTCAGATCTTCGCCGACGGGATGACGCTGGTGAGCAAGCCCAACAGCAACAACCTGAGCTATCATCTCCGTATTGACTCGGGGGACATGATCCTGTATGCGGATTTTCGACCACCGCAGCCATACTGGTCGTTGCAGCAGGATAGCAGGAAAGTCATTAACAAGATAGGCGGTGGCATGCATTCCGCAACCCTCGTTTCGAATTCGTGGAATTTCTACGATCAAAAGCGGTCTCTGCTGTGGCAGTTCGTCATTGCTTCGGGCAGCGTCGATGCCAACGGCGCATGGGCTGCTGTGCTGGGTGTCGACGGGTTCATTTCATTCTACAGCCTTGATAACGGAGGATCAGGGGCTCCTTCATCAACAAAGATACCCCAAGGTTCGTGTGATACACCCGAACCTTGCGGTCCGTATTATATTTGTGAGAGTGGCACCCGGTGCCAGTGCCCTTCCATCCTTAACCGGGACTCCAACTGCAATCCCGACATCACCTCTCCTTGTAGCTCAGAAACTGCATTCATGCTAGCAAAGCTCGATGATGGGGTCGGGTACTTTGCCACTCGTTTTCTCTCGCCTAGTGCTAAGTCAAATCTGACAGGATGCACAGATGCATGCACGCATAACTGCTCGTGCGTTGCGTTGTTCCATGATTCCAAATCGGGGGATTGTTTTCTGTTTAATCAGATAGGCAGCCTGCAGCAGTCAGCCCCCAACGTGACCGGTGTTGTATCTTTCATCAAGATCGCAAGTGATGGAGGTGGCAATCAAAGTCCACGGCAGGAGGGTGGTGGGAGCAGCGGCGGGAAGCATTCCACAATTGTCGTAATTATCTCTCTTGCGACGGCGGCTGTCATAGCAGTTCTCATATATTTTGCAATCAGAATTCGTCAGAGAAAGAGATTACCTGAACCATCACAAGGTTCCTCAGAGGAAGATAATTTCTTGGAGGGTATAACTGGAATGCCAGTCCGTTTAGGTTACAGAGAGCTTCAGGAAGCTACAGATAATTTCTCCATTAAGCTCGGGCAAGGGGGCTTTGGCTCTGTCTATCTGGGAAAGCTTCCTGATGGTACTCAAGTCGCGGTGAAGAAATTGGAGGGCATAGGTCAGGGAAGGAAAGAGTTCCGCTCTGAAGTGGCCATAATAGGCAGTATCCACCATTTCCATCTGGTCAGGCTCCGAGGTTTCTGTGCAGAGGGTAtgcaccggcttcttgcatatGAGTACCTGGCGAAAGGGTCGCTGGATAGATGGATCTTCCAGAATAATGATGAAGGATTTCAACTGGACTGGGATAAGAGGTACAATATTGCTTTGGGAACGGCCAAGGGGTTGGCCTACCTCCATGAGGATTGTGATTCAAAGATAATTCATTGTGACATTAAGCCCGAAAATGTGCTTCTCGATGAGAATTACATTGCCAAGGTATCAGATTTTGGGCTTGCAAAACTTATGACCAGAGAACAGAGCCATGTTTTCACAACGCTTAGAGGCACTAGGGGGTACCTTGCACCAGAATGGATCACAAACTATGCGATATCAGAAAAAAGCGATGTTTATAGCTTTGGGATGGTCTTGCTTGAGATCATTGGTGGGAGAAAGAATTTTGATCCAGCAGAGAGTTCTGAGAAAGCTCATTTTCCTTCATATGCTTTCAAAAAAATGGAGGAGGGCAAGCTGAAGGAAGTTTTCGATGCCAAGCTAAAATTTAATGACGAGGACGAGAGAGTGGAGACAGCAATTAAGGTTGCTCTATGGTGCATCCAAGAGGACTTGTCTTTGAGACCATCGATGACAAAAGTTGTTCAAATGCTCGAAGGCCTGTTAGATGTTCCTCAACCTCCAACTTCCTCCCAGATGGGCTTTCGGCTTTATGCTAACGTGTTCAAGTCGACAAGTGAAGAAGGCACGTCTTCAGGACCATCAGACTGCAACAGTGATGCATTCCTTTCAGCTGTTCGCCTCTCTGGGCCGAG TGCTATCAGGGGGCTTAGGAATAGTCTATTAAGCAACATCTCATGCATCTCGTGGAGCAAGAAGAAACTAATTGTAATCATCATCCCCTTGGCTTTGCAGTATGTTATTTTGGATTCTCTCCTTTCATAA
- the LOC120111958 gene encoding G-type lectin S-receptor-like serine/threonine-protein kinase SD2-5 isoform X2, with protein sequence MSMEIQLPPVLVRSIVIVIWSAIALLVKPCSCSTQNRQIAPGFEGSEMNWIDHDGLFLFSNGSIFAFGFTTYGSKDTTSFLLQVIHLGTSTVVWTANRGSPVTSSDNFVFDKNGNAYLESGGTTIWSTSTSGKGATSMLLQDSGNLVVLGSNISAPPLWQSFGHPTDTLLSGQIFADGMTLVSKPNSNNLSYHLRIDSGDMILYADFRPPQPYWSLQQDSRKVINKIGGGMHSATLVSNSWNFYDQKRSLLWQFVIASGSVDANGAWAAVLGVDGFISFYSLDNGGSGAPSSTKIPQGSCDTPEPCGPYYICESGTRCQCPSILNRDSNCNPDITSPCSSETAFMLAKLDDGVGYFATRFLSPSAKSNLTGCTDACTHNCSCVALFHDSKSGDCFLFNQIGSLQQSAPNVTGVVSFIKIASDGGGNQSPRQEGGGSSGGKHSTIVVIISLATAAVIAVLIYFAIRIRQRKRLPEPSQGSSEEDNFLEGITGMPVRLGYRELQEATDNFSIKLGQGGFGSVYLGKLPDGTQVAVKKLEGIGQGRKEFRSEVAIIGSIHHFHLVRLRGFCAEGMHRLLAYEYLAKGSLDRWIFQNNDEGFQLDWDKRYNIALGTAKGLAYLHEDCDSKIIHCDIKPENVLLDENYIAKVSDFGLAKLMTREQSHVFTTLRGTRGYLAPEWITNYAISEKSDVYSFGMVLLEIIGGRKNFDPAESSEKAHFPSYAFKKMEEGKLKEVFDAKLKFNDEDERVETAIKVALWCIQEDLSLRPSMTKVVQMLEGLLDVPQPPTSSQMGFRLYANVFKSTSEEGTSSGPSDCNSDAFLSAVRLSGPR encoded by the coding sequence ATGAGCATGGAGATCCAGCTGCCACCAGTCCTCGTCCGTTCTATTGTCATCGTCATTTGGTCGGCCATCGCCCTGCTTGTGAAGCCTTGCAGCTGCAGCACTCAGAATCGTCAGATAGCGCCAGGATTTGAGGGCTCCGAGATGAATTGGATCGACCACGATGGTCTCTTCCTGTTCTCCAACGGCTCCATTTTCGCATTCGGCTTCACCACTTATGGCTCCAAGGACACCACGTCCTTTCTTCTGCAGGTGATCCACCTGGGCACCTCCACCGTCGTGTGGACTGCCAATCGAGGTTCGCCTGTCACCTCCTCCGACAACTTTGTCTTCGACAAGAATGGGAATGCGTATCTGGAATCTGGCGGCACCACCATCTGGTCCACCAGCACATCCGGCAAAGGAGCCACCTCCATGCTGCTGCAGGATTCCGGGAACCTGGTGGTGCTCGGCAGCAATATTTCCGCGCCGCCTCTGTGGCAGAGCTTCGGTCATCCGACGGACACCCTCCTGTCCGGTCAGATCTTCGCCGACGGGATGACGCTGGTGAGCAAGCCCAACAGCAACAACCTGAGCTATCATCTCCGTATTGACTCGGGGGACATGATCCTGTATGCGGATTTTCGACCACCGCAGCCATACTGGTCGTTGCAGCAGGATAGCAGGAAAGTCATTAACAAGATAGGCGGTGGCATGCATTCCGCAACCCTCGTTTCGAATTCGTGGAATTTCTACGATCAAAAGCGGTCTCTGCTGTGGCAGTTCGTCATTGCTTCGGGCAGCGTCGATGCCAACGGCGCATGGGCTGCTGTGCTGGGTGTCGACGGGTTCATTTCATTCTACAGCCTTGATAACGGAGGATCAGGGGCTCCTTCATCAACAAAGATACCCCAAGGTTCGTGTGATACACCCGAACCTTGCGGTCCGTATTATATTTGTGAGAGTGGCACCCGGTGCCAGTGCCCTTCCATCCTTAACCGGGACTCCAACTGCAATCCCGACATCACCTCTCCTTGTAGCTCAGAAACTGCATTCATGCTAGCAAAGCTCGATGATGGGGTCGGGTACTTTGCCACTCGTTTTCTCTCGCCTAGTGCTAAGTCAAATCTGACAGGATGCACAGATGCATGCACGCATAACTGCTCGTGCGTTGCGTTGTTCCATGATTCCAAATCGGGGGATTGTTTTCTGTTTAATCAGATAGGCAGCCTGCAGCAGTCAGCCCCCAACGTGACCGGTGTTGTATCTTTCATCAAGATCGCAAGTGATGGAGGTGGCAATCAAAGTCCACGGCAGGAGGGTGGTGGGAGCAGCGGCGGGAAGCATTCCACAATTGTCGTAATTATCTCTCTTGCGACGGCGGCTGTCATAGCAGTTCTCATATATTTTGCAATCAGAATTCGTCAGAGAAAGAGATTACCTGAACCATCACAAGGTTCCTCAGAGGAAGATAATTTCTTGGAGGGTATAACTGGAATGCCAGTCCGTTTAGGTTACAGAGAGCTTCAGGAAGCTACAGATAATTTCTCCATTAAGCTCGGGCAAGGGGGCTTTGGCTCTGTCTATCTGGGAAAGCTTCCTGATGGTACTCAAGTCGCGGTGAAGAAATTGGAGGGCATAGGTCAGGGAAGGAAAGAGTTCCGCTCTGAAGTGGCCATAATAGGCAGTATCCACCATTTCCATCTGGTCAGGCTCCGAGGTTTCTGTGCAGAGGGTAtgcaccggcttcttgcatatGAGTACCTGGCGAAAGGGTCGCTGGATAGATGGATCTTCCAGAATAATGATGAAGGATTTCAACTGGACTGGGATAAGAGGTACAATATTGCTTTGGGAACGGCCAAGGGGTTGGCCTACCTCCATGAGGATTGTGATTCAAAGATAATTCATTGTGACATTAAGCCCGAAAATGTGCTTCTCGATGAGAATTACATTGCCAAGGTATCAGATTTTGGGCTTGCAAAACTTATGACCAGAGAACAGAGCCATGTTTTCACAACGCTTAGAGGCACTAGGGGGTACCTTGCACCAGAATGGATCACAAACTATGCGATATCAGAAAAAAGCGATGTTTATAGCTTTGGGATGGTCTTGCTTGAGATCATTGGTGGGAGAAAGAATTTTGATCCAGCAGAGAGTTCTGAGAAAGCTCATTTTCCTTCATATGCTTTCAAAAAAATGGAGGAGGGCAAGCTGAAGGAAGTTTTCGATGCCAAGCTAAAATTTAATGACGAGGACGAGAGAGTGGAGACAGCAATTAAGGTTGCTCTATGGTGCATCCAAGAGGACTTGTCTTTGAGACCATCGATGACAAAAGTTGTTCAAATGCTCGAAGGCCTGTTAGATGTTCCTCAACCTCCAACTTCCTCCCAGATGGGCTTTCGGCTTTATGCTAACGTGTTCAAGTCGACAAGTGAAGAAGGCACGTCTTCAGGACCATCAGACTGCAACAGTGATGCATTCCTTTCAGCTGTTCGCCTCTCTGGGCCGAGGTAA